The following are encoded together in the Zingiber officinale cultivar Zhangliang chromosome 8A, Zo_v1.1, whole genome shotgun sequence genome:
- the LOC122009308 gene encoding methyl-CpG-binding domain-containing protein 2-like encodes MSHLGAVSPKFKKKQARSSQKLTTKLHSSLEDPNTNDSEDDLPVDNASKQLVLHNEASSNHGQGATDLIESYPRSSQSSVASSASNHSSRVVPYVGHFTVQCSECLKWRLIPTKEKYEEIREKISEVPFLCTRAREWRPDISCDDPADIYQDGSKLWAIDKPDISQAPPGWERLLRIRGEGGSRFADIYYVTPSGKKLRSMVEVERYLQAQPEHARDGVNISQFSFLIPRPLQDNYVRKPSATRNMNKPTPLEPYEDQPKQN; translated from the exons ATG TCTCATCTTGGTGCTGTTTCTCCGAAATTTAAAAAGAAACAAGCTAGATCATCACAGAAGTTAACTACCAAACTCCACAGTTCTTTGGAAGACCCCAACACAAATGATTCGGAGGATGATCTACCTGTAGATAATGCTTCAAAGCAATTGGTGCTTCATAATGAGGCTTCTAGTAATCATGGACAAGGTGCTACTGATCTTATTGAAAGTTATCCTAGATCCTCTCAGAGTTCTGTCGCCTCATCAGCATCAAATCATTCTTCTAGAGTCGTGCCGTATGTAGGACACTTCACAGTCCAGTGTTCTGAATGCCTCAAGTGGAGACTTATTCCGACAAAGGAGAAGTATGAAGAAATACGAGAAAAAATCTCAGAAGTCCCTTTCTTATGCACCCGAGCTCGTGAATGGCGCCCTGATATCTCCTGTGATGATCCAGCTGATATTTACCAAGACGGGAGTAAGCTTTGGGCAATAGATAAGCCTGACATCTCTCAAGCTCCTCCTGGATGGGAAAGGTTGCTTAGGATCCGGGGTGAAGGAGGCTCTAGGTTCGCTGACAT ATATTATGTTACACCATCAGGAAAGAAGCTTCGCTCAATGGTTGAGGTGGAACG GTACCTACAGGCACAACCAGAGCATGCCAGAGATGGTGTGAATATTTCTCAATTCTCGTTTTTGATCCCTCGACCTCTGCAGGACAACTATGTTAGGAAGCCCTCTGCTACTCGAAATATGAATAAACCCACACCTCTTGAGCCTTATGAAG ACCAGccgaaacaaaactaa
- the LOC122009310 gene encoding gamma-glutamylcyclotransferase 2-2-like translates to MVLWVFGYGSLIWNPGFEFDEKIIGFIKDYKRVFNLACIDHRGTPENPARTCTLEPTEGAICWGAAYCVRGGLEKEIAAMKYLERRECEYDIQTHLDFYREGETSEPALTGVLVFISTMDKEANKYYLGPAPLDEMASQIATANGPCGNNRDYLFLLEKAMSNIGHEDDYVIELANEVRNVLDSLKVQTPVDVQSPTKVLPLRSSVAY, encoded by the exons ATGGTGCTCTGGGTTTTCGGCTACGGGTCTCTGATTTGGAACCCGGGATTCGAGTTTGATGAGAAGATAATAGGTTTCATCAAGGATTACAAGCGTGTTTTTAACCTAG CTTGCATCGACCACAGAGGCACACCGGAGAATCCTGCGAGAACCTGCACTTTGGAACCCACGGAAGGAGCCATTTGC TGGGGTGCTGCTTATTGTGTCAGAGGAGGCCTGGAAAAGGAAATAGCAGCAATGAAG TATTTGGAGAGAAGAGAATGCGAATATGATATCcaaactcacttggacttttacagA GAAGGAGAGACTTCGGAACCAGCTTTAACAGGAGTCTTAGT ATTTATATCGACAATGGACAAGGAAGCCAATAAATATTATTTGGGTCCAGCTCCATTGGATGAAATGGCAAG TCAAATAGCTACGGCCAATGGGCCTTGTGGAAACAACAGGGATTATCTCTTTTTGCTAGAGAAAGCAATGTCGAACATAG GTCATGAAGACGACTATGTAATCGAGCTAGCCAATGAAGTGAGAAATGTGCTTGATAGTTTGAAAGTTCAGACGCCCGTTGACGTTCAGTCTCCTACTAAAGTTCTGCCTCTTAGAAGTTCAGTCGCCTACTAA